A single Lactuca sativa cultivar Salinas chromosome 8, Lsat_Salinas_v11, whole genome shotgun sequence DNA region contains:
- the LOC111918364 gene encoding probable phospholipase A2 homolog 1: MIWRKILFTCFFIMHIIISIAIPESSGASQVRCSKRCVAENCNSIGIRYGKYCGVGWTGCPGERPCDDLDACCQIHDECVEKKGMTNVKCHEKFKRCIKKVQKSGKAGFSRDCPVDTAVPTMQQGMDMAILFSQFGNSKLEL, translated from the exons ATGATTTGGAGGAAAATCTTGTTCACCTGCTTCTTTATTATGCACATAATCATCTCCATCGCGATCCCAGAATCTTCGGGTGCATCTCAG GTGAGATGCAGCAAGCGATGCGTGGCAGAAAACTGTAACT CGATTGGGATTAGATACGGGAAGTACTGTGGCGTTGGATGGACTGGATGTCCAGGTGAAAGGCCTTGCGATGATCTTGATGCGTGTTGTCAGATTCATGATGAATGCGTCGAGAAAAAAG GAATGACGAATGTGAAATGTCACGAGAAATTCAAGCGATGCATAAAGAAAGTTCAGAAATCTGGAAAGGCTGGGTTTTCTAGAGATTGTCCTGTTGACACTGCAGTGCCTACAATGCAACAGGGTATGGACATGGCCATTTTATTTAGTCAGTTTGGTAACTCTAAGCTTGAACTCTAA
- the LOC111918354 gene encoding alpha/beta-gliadin A-III-like: MNHNPPHNPNPNPNNQDVNTPPHQPRQQPQEPLIDMPPWNQAPPQNQPNYQPPPQLHNQQFYQNNQLQTNAFQVPQQVHYPNQPNYPHPPMYPQQQPLYTKYPNYQPYPPPIYNPQQYPYPPYQQHPNYLQQYPNCCPFYPIPLKS, translated from the coding sequence ATGAATCACAATCCACCTcacaatcccaacccaaacccaaataATCAAGATGTTAATACCCCACCCCATCAACCAAGACAACAACCACAAGAACCTCTCATTGATATGCCACCTTGGAATCAAGCCCCTCCTCAAAACCAACCTAATTATCAACCACCACCACAACTACACAACCAACAATTCTACCAAAACAACCAACTTCAAACCAATGCTTTTCAAGTTCCACAACAAGTACATTACCcgaatcaacccaattacccacaCCCTCCAATGTACCCACAACAACAACCTCTCTACACCAAATACCCTAACTACCAACCTTATCCACCACCAATCTACAATCCCCAACAATACCCATACCCACCTTACCAACAACATCCCAATTACTTGCAACAATATCCCAATTGTTGCCCATTCTACCCAATCCCCCTTAAGAGTTGA
- the LOC111918355 gene encoding uncharacterized protein LOC111918355 yields MSLQELVTSLAQSQSQFQQETKNTFSNIQAQIGDLSTALNKMEQRGKLPSQTEKNPNVSAITLRSGKTLGESNLKRVSREEEDDVNVVEPPKVEATPKEPVVPNVDQLDSSNKPIKPLVIPPPFPSRLAFSKKTEEENELFETFHKVQINIPLLNAIKQIPSYAKFLKDLCTKKRKLKANEKIQVNANVSAVIQKKLPPKCKDPRIFSIPCTIGDLHVESAMLDLGASINVMPHLFFQSLNVGPLEETRVIIQLTHKSSVSPRGVLEDVLVQVNQLVFFCGFLCH; encoded by the coding sequence ATGAGCCTTCAAGAACTCGTTACTTCTCTTGCTCAAAGCCAAAGTCAATTTCAACAAGAGACTAAGAACACCTTCTCCAACATTCAAGCACAAATTGGAGACTTGTCCACCGCTCTCAACAAGATGGAACAAAGGGGCAAACTTCCATCTCAAACCGAGAAGAACCCCAATGTGAGTGCAATAACTTTGAGAAGTGGCAAAACACTTGGAGAAAGCAACCttaaaagagtttcaagagaagaagaagatgacgtTAATGTTGTTGAGCCTCCGAAGGTTGAAGCTACTCCAAAGGAACCGGTTGTGCCAAACGTTGATCAACTTGACTCTTCCAACAAACCCATCAAACCATTGGTCATACCACCACCCTTCCCTTCCCGGTTAGCCTTTTCCAAGAAGACAGAGGAAGAAAATGAATtatttgaaacttttcacaaGGTCCAAATTAACATTCCACTATTGAATGCTATTAAGCAAATTCCAAGTTATGCAAAATTTCTCAAGGATTTATGCACCAAGAAGAGAAAACTCAAGGCAAATGAAAAGATTCAAGTCAATGCAAATGTGTCTGCGGTTATCCAAAAGAAGTTACCTCCCAAATGCAAGGACCCGAGAATATTTTCTATCCCTTGTACCATTGGTGATTTGCATGTCGAAAGTGCCATGTTAGATCTTGGAGCCTCGATCAATGTGATGCCACATTTGTTTTTTCAATCTCTCAATGTTGGACCTTTGGAAGAAACCAGAGTAATCATTCAATTAACACACaagtcaagtgtgtctccaagaggAGTCTTGGAGGATGTGTTAGTACAAGTTAATCAACTTGTTTTTTTCTGCGGATTTTTAtgtcattga